Part of the Scyliorhinus canicula chromosome 13, sScyCan1.1, whole genome shotgun sequence genome, GGCAGACTCAAGAGGAAGGTAACCGAGAATTTCTAGATAGTTTTCAGGTTGGCTGCAGTGTAAAGCAGATTGAGTCCATTACAGAAAACACAGATCAGGTTACACACCATGGAGAGGACATGGTACTTGACAAAGCGCTGGCTCAGTTTCTGATATTTAGGGTCTTTCTTCTTCAGCTTCTTGTAGAGTTCCCGGTGGCTTCCAAACCCCACCTCCTGACCCAAGTGGTGCTCATTCTCGATCTGGTGCATCTCCAACATAATCTGTGTCGTGGTTTCACTGAACCATTGGGCATTAAATGCAGAGAGGATCACGCAGATAAAAAACGATGTTATCTGAACAGCTTCATCATTGTTGAGTAACTCGTGTGGATGATACAAGGCATAAAGAGCCAGGTTGAGAAATGAGCCTCCCAGGACAGTGTA contains:
- the LOC119975859 gene encoding transmembrane protein 205-like, with translation MPTEGDPTALVKAAHLIILSTSWGMQIWVSLSGFVLINTVSRHNFGLVQRSLFPYYFYTVLGGSFLNLALYALYHPHELLNNDEAVQITSFFICVILSAFNAQWFSETTTQIMLEMHQIENEHHLGQEVGFGSHRELYKKLKKKDPKYQKLSQRFVKYHVLSMVCNLICVFCNGLNLLYTAANLKTI